Proteins from one Nakamurella multipartita DSM 44233 genomic window:
- a CDS encoding DUF3566 domain-containing protein, whose product MTAPSGSGSAPAGSPAGTAPGPSSSGPAAGARSGSPTPPPRRAGSEAARRAKAPRRPPRLASLQLKRVDPWTVLKISLIVAIVMFFVWMIAVGILYLTMGGMGVWSRINDTFSTLTSSPDVQAAGKTDLITAGRVFGVTAIVGAINIVLFTALATVAAFIYNAAAAMSGGVELTLGERD is encoded by the coding sequence GTGACCGCGCCGTCCGGTTCCGGTTCGGCACCGGCGGGCTCACCCGCCGGTACGGCGCCCGGCCCCAGCAGTTCGGGGCCGGCCGCGGGGGCGCGCTCCGGCTCGCCCACGCCGCCCCCGCGCCGGGCCGGCTCCGAGGCGGCCCGCCGGGCGAAGGCCCCGCGCCGTCCCCCGCGCCTGGCGTCGCTGCAGCTCAAGCGGGTCGACCCGTGGACAGTGCTCAAGATCAGCCTGATCGTGGCCATCGTGATGTTCTTCGTCTGGATGATCGCCGTCGGCATCCTGTACCTGACGATGGGCGGGATGGGGGTCTGGTCGCGGATCAACGACACCTTCTCCACCCTGACCTCGTCCCCGGATGTGCAGGCCGCGGGCAAGACGGACCTGATCACCGCAGGCCGGGTGTTCGGGGTGACCGCCATCGTCGGTGCCATCAACATCGTGCTGTTCACCGCGCTGGCCACCGTCGCGGCGTTCATCTACAACGCCGCGGCCGCCATGTCCGGCGGTGTCGAGCTGACCCTGGGCGAACGCGACTGA
- a CDS encoding bile acid:sodium symporter family protein: MGSIFTTIALPVALAIVMFGLGLGLTRQDFGLILKHPKVTLVALACQVIVMPVVCFGLVLAFGLPPELAVGMMLLAAAPGGTSANLVSHVFRGDVALNISLTAVNSVLALVTLPVMVNLSAQYFDVQSVQMGSPFQVVRDVFVIVLLPVILGMLTRAWRPGWAQRMDRPVRLVSAVILVLVLLGAIAANWDLLRVEFGRLAMITVLFCLISLSVGLLVPRWFGATRRQSIATSFEIGIHNATLAIVVAQTVLNSVELSLPAAVYGVLMVPLALGFGALLRTRVRLRPDPVV; this comes from the coding sequence ATGGGTTCGATCTTCACCACGATCGCTCTGCCGGTCGCCCTGGCCATCGTCATGTTCGGACTTGGCCTGGGGCTGACCCGGCAGGACTTCGGGCTCATCCTCAAACACCCCAAGGTCACGCTGGTCGCCCTGGCCTGTCAGGTGATCGTGATGCCGGTGGTCTGTTTCGGTCTGGTGCTGGCGTTCGGCCTGCCGCCGGAACTGGCCGTCGGCATGATGCTGCTGGCCGCAGCGCCGGGCGGGACCTCGGCCAACCTGGTCAGCCACGTCTTCCGCGGTGACGTCGCCCTCAACATCAGCCTGACCGCGGTCAATTCGGTGCTGGCCCTGGTCACCCTGCCCGTCATGGTCAACCTGTCCGCGCAGTACTTCGACGTGCAGAGCGTGCAGATGGGTTCGCCGTTCCAGGTGGTCCGGGACGTCTTCGTGATCGTCCTGCTGCCGGTGATCCTGGGCATGCTCACCCGGGCCTGGCGTCCGGGCTGGGCGCAACGGATGGACCGTCCGGTGCGGCTGGTCTCGGCCGTCATCCTGGTGCTCGTGCTGCTCGGCGCCATCGCCGCGAACTGGGACCTGCTCCGGGTCGAGTTCGGCCGGCTCGCCATGATCACCGTGTTGTTCTGCCTGATCAGCTTGAGCGTGGGGCTGCTGGTCCCGCGCTGGTTCGGCGCCACCCGCCGGCAGTCGATAGCCACCTCGTTCGAGATCGGCATCCATAACGCCACCCTGGCGATCGTCGTCGCGCAGACGGTCCTGAACTCGGTCGAGCTCTCCCTGCCGGCCGCCGTCTACGGCGTGCTGATGGTGCCGTTGGCCCTGGGTTTCGGTGCCCTGCTGCGCACCCGCGTGCGGCTGCGCCCCGATCCCGTCGTCTGA